One genomic window of Microbacterium sp. BH-3-3-3 includes the following:
- a CDS encoding inorganic phosphate transporter: MESAALIIVLVIALALFFDFTNGFHDTANAMATPIATGALKPKVAVLLAASLNLVGAFLSTEVAKTISGGMIREDQLSPDIFPPIIFAGLIGAITWNMLTWLLGLPSSSSHALFGGLIGATLVGVGASAIDTGVVLSKVILPALIAPLTAGIIAFTVTKIAYGITRRYDMKADGRDGFRWGQIFTSSLVALAHGTNDAQKTMGVITLALITVGWQSSANADPQLWVVFACAITIALGTYMGGWRIIRTLGKGLTDVKPAQGFSAETSTAATILASSALGFALSTTQVASGSVIGSGLGRRGSTVRWNTVGRIMIGWVLTLPAAGAVGAAAALIVVWLGGWGVAVDAVIAVVIVLGLFLRSRRDSVTSANAMSEVADSGAAVKVPRKPEPTRGQRRHDDARKDRA; the protein is encoded by the coding sequence GTGGAGAGCGCAGCCCTCATCATCGTGCTGGTCATCGCGCTGGCACTGTTCTTCGATTTCACCAACGGATTCCACGACACCGCCAACGCGATGGCCACCCCCATCGCCACCGGTGCGTTGAAGCCGAAGGTCGCCGTCCTCTTGGCGGCCTCGCTCAATCTGGTGGGCGCGTTCTTATCGACCGAGGTCGCCAAGACGATCTCGGGCGGCATGATCCGCGAAGACCAGTTGAGTCCCGACATCTTCCCGCCCATCATCTTCGCCGGTCTGATCGGCGCGATCACCTGGAACATGCTGACGTGGCTGCTGGGGCTCCCCTCGAGCTCCTCGCACGCGCTGTTCGGCGGCCTGATCGGCGCGACGCTCGTGGGCGTCGGCGCCTCGGCGATCGACACGGGCGTGGTGCTGAGCAAGGTGATCCTGCCGGCGTTGATCGCCCCTCTGACGGCCGGCATCATCGCCTTCACCGTCACCAAGATCGCCTACGGCATCACGCGCCGGTACGACATGAAGGCCGACGGGCGCGACGGCTTCCGCTGGGGCCAGATCTTCACCTCGTCGCTCGTGGCTCTGGCGCACGGCACCAACGACGCGCAGAAGACGATGGGCGTCATCACCCTTGCCCTCATCACCGTCGGGTGGCAGTCGTCGGCGAACGCCGACCCGCAGCTGTGGGTCGTCTTCGCCTGCGCGATCACGATCGCGCTCGGCACCTACATGGGCGGGTGGCGCATCATCCGCACGCTCGGCAAGGGGCTCACCGACGTCAAGCCCGCGCAGGGCTTCTCGGCCGAGACCTCCACGGCGGCCACGATCCTGGCATCCAGCGCCCTCGGCTTCGCGTTGTCGACGACGCAGGTGGCCTCGGGATCCGTCATCGGTTCGGGCCTCGGCCGCCGCGGCTCGACCGTGCGGTGGAACACCGTGGGCCGCATCATGATCGGCTGGGTGCTCACGCTTCCCGCCGCCGGCGCCGTGGGCGCCGCCGCGGCCCTGATCGTGGTCTGGCTCGGCGGATGGGGCGTGGCGGTGGATGCCGTGATCGCGGTCGTCATCGTTCTCGGTCTGTTCCTGCGCTCCCGGCGCGACTCGGTGACCTCGGCCAACGCGATGAGCGAGGTCGCCGACTCCGGCGCCGCCGTGAAGGTGCCGCGCAAGCCCGAGCCCACGCGCGGCCAGCGCCGCCACGACGACGCGAGGAAGGACCGCGCGTGA
- a CDS encoding S9 family peptidase gives MTDLDPQPTPPVAARRPVSRSHHGDTFDDPYEWLRAKDDAEVAGHLEAENAYTTARTGHLAGLRDTIFGEIKGRTLETDLSVPARRGDWWYYGRTVAGAQYGIQCRAPLDSPDDWTPPTLSPGTPVAGEQVLFDGNVEAEGTDFFSLGSFEISNDGTRMLYGVDVAGDERYTVRVRDLTTGETLADEIPDTFSGATFSPDGRFIVYTTVDDAWRPDTVWLHEIGTPVDADVKLFHEPDDRYWVGADFTRSDRFLVIEMGSSITSEEWLLDADDLRGEPRVVWPRREGVEYSSSHAVVDGDDVLYVLHNDGALDFELVRVSASDPQGPRETVIPHRTGQRLLGVDTFRDWGVVGYRRDGLARLGMLSYADGAVTEIAFDEPLYSVGTGGNPEYAPPVLRLGYGSFVTPGTVFDYVVATGELLLRKRQPVLGGFDPDDYGQARVWAPADDGTQVPVSLVWKRSFGEPGAAPRPVHLYGYGSYEHSIEPGFSVPRLSLLDRGVVFAVAHVRGGGEMGRQWYEDGKMRAKRNTFTDFVAAARHLVDAGYTTPDRIVAEGGSAGGLLMGAVANLAPELFAGILADVPFVDALTTILDPSLPLTVIEWDEWGDPLHDADVYAYMKSYSPYENVREGVEYPRILAVTSLNDTRVLYVEPAKWVARLREVGADALLKCEMVAGHGGVSGRYNAWRERAFEIAWLLDVLGLAE, from the coding sequence GTGACCGACCTCGACCCGCAGCCCACCCCGCCCGTCGCCGCCCGCCGGCCCGTCTCGCGCTCGCACCACGGCGACACCTTCGACGACCCGTACGAGTGGTTGCGCGCGAAAGACGACGCCGAGGTCGCCGGGCATCTCGAGGCCGAGAACGCCTACACGACGGCCCGCACCGGGCACCTCGCGGGCCTGCGCGACACGATCTTCGGCGAGATCAAGGGCCGCACCCTCGAAACCGACCTCTCGGTCCCCGCGCGCCGCGGCGACTGGTGGTACTACGGCCGCACCGTCGCGGGCGCGCAGTACGGCATCCAGTGCCGGGCACCCCTGGACTCCCCCGACGACTGGACCCCGCCCACTCTCTCGCCCGGCACCCCCGTCGCCGGCGAGCAGGTGCTGTTCGACGGCAACGTCGAGGCCGAGGGCACCGACTTCTTCTCGCTCGGCAGCTTCGAGATCTCGAACGACGGCACCCGCATGCTCTACGGCGTCGACGTCGCCGGCGACGAGCGGTACACCGTGCGCGTGCGCGACCTGACCACCGGCGAGACGCTGGCCGACGAGATCCCCGACACCTTCTCGGGGGCGACCTTCTCGCCCGACGGACGCTTCATCGTCTACACGACCGTCGACGACGCCTGGCGTCCCGACACCGTGTGGCTGCACGAGATCGGCACCCCCGTGGATGCCGACGTGAAGCTGTTCCACGAGCCCGACGACCGCTACTGGGTCGGTGCCGACTTCACCCGCAGCGATCGCTTCCTCGTGATCGAGATGGGCTCCTCGATCACCTCCGAGGAATGGCTGCTCGACGCCGACGACCTCCGCGGCGAGCCCCGCGTGGTGTGGCCGCGACGCGAGGGCGTCGAGTACTCCTCGTCGCACGCCGTCGTCGACGGCGACGACGTGCTCTACGTGCTCCACAACGACGGCGCCCTCGATTTCGAACTCGTGCGGGTCTCGGCATCCGATCCCCAAGGCCCCCGCGAGACGGTGATCCCCCACCGCACCGGTCAGCGGCTGCTCGGCGTCGACACGTTCCGCGACTGGGGCGTGGTCGGCTACCGTCGCGACGGCCTCGCGCGCCTGGGGATGCTGTCGTACGCCGATGGCGCGGTGACCGAGATCGCCTTCGACGAGCCGCTGTACAGCGTCGGCACCGGCGGCAACCCCGAGTACGCTCCCCCGGTCCTGCGGCTGGGCTACGGCTCGTTCGTCACCCCCGGCACCGTGTTCGACTACGTCGTCGCCACCGGCGAGCTGCTGCTGCGCAAGCGCCAGCCCGTGCTCGGGGGCTTCGACCCCGACGACTACGGTCAGGCACGGGTGTGGGCCCCCGCCGACGACGGCACGCAGGTGCCCGTGTCGCTGGTGTGGAAGCGTTCGTTCGGCGAGCCCGGTGCGGCTCCGCGTCCCGTGCACCTGTACGGCTACGGGTCGTACGAGCACTCCATCGAGCCCGGCTTCTCGGTGCCGCGTCTCTCGCTGCTCGACCGCGGCGTCGTCTTCGCCGTGGCGCACGTGCGCGGCGGCGGCGAGATGGGTCGGCAGTGGTACGAAGACGGCAAGATGCGCGCCAAGCGCAACACGTTCACCGACTTCGTCGCCGCCGCCCGTCACCTCGTCGATGCCGGGTACACCACGCCCGACCGCATCGTCGCCGAGGGCGGCAGTGCGGGCGGACTGCTCATGGGTGCCGTCGCCAACCTCGCGCCCGAGCTGTTCGCCGGCATCCTCGCCGATGTGCCCTTCGTCGACGCGCTGACGACCATCCTCGACCCCTCGCTCCCCCTCACCGTCATCGAGTGGGACGAGTGGGGAGACCCCCTGCACGACGCCGACGTGTACGCCTACATGAAGTCGTACTCGCCGTACGAGAACGTGCGCGAGGGCGTCGAGTACCCCCGCATCCTGGCGGTCACCTCGCTCAACGACACCCGAGTGCTGTACGTCGAGCCCGCCAAGTGGGTCGCGCGCCTGCGCGAAGTGGGCGCCGACGCGCTGCTGAAGTGCGAGATGGTCGCCGGCCACGGCGGCGTCAGCGGCCGCTACAACGCCTGGCGCGAGCGGGCCTTCGAGATCGCGTGGCTGCTCGACGTGCTGGGCCTGGCGGAGTAG
- a CDS encoding 6-phosphofructokinase produces the protein MKIGILTSGGDCPGLNAVIRGVVLKGTTNYDIEFVGIRDGWRGVVDGDFFPLTRHEVKGLSKVGGTILGTSRTNPYEGARGGAENISKTMYGHRIDGILAIGGEGTLAAADRLSKDGINVLGVPKTIDNDLRATDYSFGFDTAVNIATDAMDRLRTTGDSHQRCMVAEVMGRHVGWIALHAGIAAGAHVICIPEVPMSIDEIVEQVTRAHDRGRAPLVVVSEGFKLTGMDEAFSDKGLDAFNRPRLGGIGELLAPEIERLTGIETRSTVLGHIQRGGSPSGFDRVLATRLGLHAADALNEGAWGQMVAMRGTDIVRVPFADALGELNSVPLYRYEEAAALFG, from the coding sequence ATGAAGATCGGCATCCTGACCAGCGGCGGCGACTGCCCCGGGCTGAACGCGGTCATCCGTGGCGTCGTGCTCAAAGGCACGACCAACTACGACATCGAATTCGTCGGCATCCGAGACGGGTGGCGCGGCGTCGTCGACGGCGACTTCTTCCCCCTGACGCGTCACGAGGTGAAGGGGCTGTCCAAGGTCGGCGGCACCATCCTCGGCACCAGCCGCACCAACCCCTACGAGGGCGCGCGCGGCGGCGCCGAGAACATCTCGAAGACCATGTACGGGCACCGCATCGACGGCATCCTGGCCATCGGCGGCGAGGGCACGCTCGCGGCGGCCGACCGTCTGTCGAAGGACGGCATCAACGTGCTCGGCGTCCCCAAGACGATCGACAACGACCTGCGCGCGACCGATTACTCGTTCGGCTTCGACACCGCCGTCAACATCGCGACGGATGCCATGGACCGCCTCCGCACGACCGGCGACTCGCACCAGCGCTGCATGGTGGCCGAGGTCATGGGTCGCCACGTCGGCTGGATCGCGCTGCACGCGGGTATCGCCGCGGGCGCGCACGTCATCTGCATCCCCGAGGTGCCGATGTCGATCGACGAGATCGTCGAGCAGGTCACCCGCGCCCACGACCGCGGCCGCGCGCCGCTGGTCGTCGTGTCGGAGGGCTTCAAGCTCACCGGCATGGACGAAGCGTTCAGCGACAAGGGCCTCGACGCCTTCAACCGTCCCCGCCTCGGTGGGATCGGCGAGCTGCTCGCGCCCGAGATCGAGCGCCTCACCGGCATCGAGACCCGCTCCACGGTGCTCGGCCACATCCAGCGCGGTGGCTCGCCGTCGGGCTTCGACCGCGTCCTCGCGACGCGCCTCGGCCTGCACGCCGCCGACGCGTTGAACGAAGGCGCCTGGGGGCAGATGGTCGCGATGCGCGGCACCGACATCGTGCGCGTGCCGTTCGCCGACGCCCTCGGCGAGCTCAACAGCGTGCCCCTGTACCGCTACGAAGAGGCCGCCGCGCTGTTCGGTTGA
- a CDS encoding DEAD/DEAH box helicase, which produces MPTTATAARGSSQRRRKTTSSRRDEEAPVIPILARKVREIEAKAQRGKLGPTNRIKFQVIAFLVREERARVKADTEITDAARAELLKRLDGVATILAKTAARDTSLIQLLEVDQTTSPVARRMRRDWLIESGAELPPDELIITDTAPQVTPMVSAALAEKQVVPASIEARQMANPFLAPDLTPRATGDAPRRRLDGWELMGPLYKAFEIGAGGSAASMELPPVPEFDRLSPRGLEVMPHQSRFLEAVREGHRSFLLADEPGLGKTAESVLAASVADAYPLLVVVPNVVKMNWAREVQRWTPQRRATVISGGGADIDAFADVFIVNYEILDRHLSWLSSIGLKGIVVDEAHFIKNLTSQRSQNVLALASRVRQQTRDPLMLALTGTPLINDVEDFDAIWRFLGWTNGEKPGPELMEKLDATGLTPADKAFYPEAREAVISMGIVRRKKKDVAADLPDKLVADLPVELDDEFGRSIRQAERELGARLAAKYRRIIEARGDRGLAAGEIDDDIVRLVAHGELEEAKAAGSGSENVFTMVRRIGQAKAHLAADYAVQLQRSVGKVVFFAKHIDVMDAAEAHFKASGLKAVSVRGEQTSTARQAAIDAFNTDPSVGIAVCSLTAAGVGLNMQAASNVVLAELSWTAAEQTQAIDRVHRIGQGEPVTAWRIIAAHTIDTKIAELIDSKEGLAQRALDGQSVEAGSSDSVQLSALMHLLRQALGAA; this is translated from the coding sequence ATGCCGACCACGGCAACCGCCGCCCGAGGCTCGAGCCAGCGGCGCAGGAAGACCACGTCATCCCGACGCGACGAAGAAGCCCCCGTCATCCCGATCCTCGCCCGCAAGGTGCGCGAGATCGAGGCCAAGGCTCAGCGCGGAAAGCTGGGGCCGACCAATCGCATCAAGTTCCAGGTCATCGCGTTCCTGGTGCGCGAAGAGCGCGCCCGGGTCAAGGCCGACACCGAGATCACCGACGCCGCGCGCGCCGAGCTGCTCAAGCGGCTCGACGGGGTGGCGACGATCCTCGCCAAGACCGCCGCGCGCGACACCTCGCTGATCCAGCTGCTCGAGGTCGACCAGACCACCTCGCCCGTCGCACGGCGCATGCGCCGCGACTGGCTGATCGAGTCGGGCGCCGAGCTGCCGCCCGACGAGCTGATCATCACCGACACCGCCCCGCAGGTGACGCCGATGGTCTCGGCGGCTCTCGCCGAGAAGCAGGTCGTGCCGGCATCCATCGAGGCGCGCCAGATGGCGAACCCGTTCCTCGCCCCCGACCTCACCCCCCGCGCGACCGGTGACGCCCCGCGGCGCCGCCTCGACGGCTGGGAGCTCATGGGCCCGCTGTACAAGGCGTTCGAGATCGGCGCCGGCGGCTCGGCCGCCAGCATGGAGCTGCCGCCCGTGCCCGAGTTCGACCGGCTCTCGCCGCGCGGGCTCGAGGTCATGCCGCACCAGTCGCGCTTCCTCGAAGCCGTGCGCGAGGGGCACCGCTCCTTCCTGCTCGCCGACGAGCCCGGCCTCGGCAAGACGGCCGAGTCGGTGCTCGCGGCCTCGGTCGCCGACGCGTACCCGCTGCTCGTCGTGGTGCCCAACGTCGTCAAGATGAACTGGGCCCGCGAGGTGCAGCGCTGGACCCCGCAGCGTCGGGCCACCGTCATCTCGGGCGGTGGAGCCGACATCGACGCCTTCGCCGACGTCTTCATCGTCAACTACGAGATCCTCGATCGTCACCTGTCGTGGCTGTCGTCGATCGGTCTGAAGGGCATCGTCGTCGACGAGGCGCACTTCATCAAGAACCTCACGTCGCAGCGCTCGCAGAACGTGCTGGCCCTGGCATCCCGTGTCCGCCAGCAGACGCGGGATCCGCTCATGCTGGCCCTCACGGGTACCCCGCTGATCAACGACGTCGAGGACTTCGACGCGATCTGGCGGTTCCTCGGCTGGACCAACGGCGAGAAGCCCGGTCCCGAGCTCATGGAGAAACTGGATGCCACGGGCCTGACGCCCGCCGACAAGGCGTTCTACCCCGAAGCGCGTGAGGCCGTCATCTCGATGGGCATCGTGCGGCGCAAGAAGAAAGACGTCGCCGCCGACCTGCCCGACAAGCTCGTGGCCGATCTGCCCGTCGAGCTCGACGACGAATTCGGCCGCTCGATCCGCCAGGCCGAGCGCGAGCTCGGTGCACGCCTCGCGGCGAAGTACCGCCGCATCATCGAGGCCCGCGGCGACCGCGGACTCGCCGCCGGCGAGATCGACGACGACATCGTGCGCCTCGTCGCCCACGGTGAGCTCGAAGAGGCCAAGGCCGCCGGTTCCGGCAGCGAGAACGTCTTCACGATGGTCCGCCGCATCGGTCAGGCCAAGGCGCACCTCGCGGCCGACTACGCCGTGCAGCTGCAGCGCTCGGTGGGCAAGGTGGTGTTCTTCGCCAAGCACATCGACGTGATGGATGCCGCCGAGGCCCACTTCAAGGCATCCGGGCTCAAAGCCGTGTCGGTGCGCGGAGAGCAGACGTCGACGGCCCGCCAGGCCGCGATCGACGCCTTCAACACCGACCCGAGCGTCGGCATCGCGGTGTGTTCGCTCACCGCCGCCGGCGTCGGCTTGAACATGCAGGCGGCGTCGAACGTCGTGCTCGCGGAGCTGTCGTGGACCGCGGCCGAGCAGACGCAGGCGATCGACCGCGTGCACCGCATCGGTCAGGGCGAGCCCGTGACCGCGTGGCGCATCATCGCCGCGCACACGATCGACACGAAGATCGCCGAGCTCATCGACTCGAAGGAGGGACTCGCCCAGCGCGCCCTCGACGGGCAGTCGGTCGAGGCCGGCTCCAGCGATTCCGTGCAGCTCTCGGCGCTCATGCACCTGCTGCGTCAGGCGCTCGGCGCGGCCTGA
- a CDS encoding cation-translocating P-type ATPase: MRENTDATAPTAEAVLDIEGMTCASCVARVEKRLRRVDGVEAAVNLATETARVRYPAELDPAALVDAVRAAGYDARVRTRGATASPAPVAAAGPTPVVTAAPAPVAAVAVPAPGGEIDAVTGRDIVAPHGGAASTPVEVETARDAATAGPDARTHDHAGPGAPGDHDHAHSPGAPGAHAHDHADAPGTTPLRVRLWVSLGLAVPVVALGMVPAWQFPAWQWVSLVLATPIVLWGGWPFHRATLRNARHGAATMDTLITLGTFAAYLWSVWALVFGTAGRIGIRHEVMLFGPVHDSTSVVYFEVAAAVTVFLLLGRVIEQRSTRRAGAALRALLDLGAREAELADGRRIDVDALAVGDEFVVRPGATVATDGEVLEGRASVDESMLTGESVPVEVGPGSRVTGGTIAAGGRLVVRATGVGEQTRLARIARLVEDAQLGKSRVQRLADRISGVFVPVVIVLAVLTLVAWLVAGQPVAAGFTAAVAVLIIACPCALGLATPIAILVGTGRGAQLGILVTGPAALESAERIDTIVLDKTGTLTSGRMSVTTVTVVDGGDAADALRRIAAVERGSEHPVAHAIVAAAGDGPVAGDLEALPGRGIVGVVDGVRVFAGRPALAADLGAALPPALAAAVEAGEQRGTVIVAGWPDDLGVVHARAVIEVADTVRPESAEAVAELRRMGLEPVLLTGDNPHIARAVAAELGIERVRAGVLPEGKVAEIAALKAEGRTVAMVGDGVNDAAALASADLGIAMGGGTDAALHASDVALMRDDPRGIVTAVALSRRTMRVIRGNLFWAFAYNVAALPLAALGLLNPMVAGAAMAFSSVFVVLNSLRLRRAS; this comes from the coding sequence ATGCGCGAGAACACGGATGCCACCGCACCCACCGCCGAGGCGGTGCTCGACATCGAAGGCATGACGTGCGCGAGCTGCGTCGCACGCGTCGAGAAGCGCCTGCGCCGCGTCGACGGTGTCGAGGCGGCGGTGAACCTCGCGACCGAGACGGCGCGCGTGCGCTACCCGGCCGAGCTCGACCCCGCCGCGCTGGTCGACGCCGTGCGGGCGGCCGGGTACGACGCCCGGGTGCGCACGCGCGGCGCGACGGCGTCGCCGGCCCCTGTGGCGGCGGCGGGGCCCACCCCCGTCGTGACGGCAGCACCGGCCCCCGTCGCGGCGGTCGCCGTGCCCGCCCCGGGGGGAGAGATCGACGCCGTCACCGGTCGTGACATCGTCGCGCCGCATGGTGGCGCGGCGTCGACCCCGGTTGAGGTCGAGACCGCCCGCGACGCCGCCACCGCCGGACCCGACGCCCGCACGCACGACCACGCCGGCCCCGGTGCCCCCGGCGACCACGATCACGCGCACTCTCCCGGTGCCCCCGGCGCTCACGCCCACGACCACGCCGACGCCCCCGGAACCACGCCCCTGCGCGTGCGCCTCTGGGTCTCGCTCGGCCTGGCGGTTCCGGTCGTCGCGCTCGGAATGGTGCCCGCGTGGCAGTTCCCCGCCTGGCAGTGGGTCTCGCTCGTGCTCGCCACCCCGATCGTGCTCTGGGGCGGGTGGCCCTTCCACCGCGCGACCCTGCGCAACGCGCGCCACGGCGCGGCGACGATGGACACGCTCATCACCCTGGGCACGTTCGCGGCCTACCTGTGGAGCGTGTGGGCGCTCGTGTTCGGCACGGCCGGGCGCATCGGCATCCGGCACGAGGTGATGCTGTTCGGTCCCGTGCACGACTCCACCTCGGTCGTCTACTTCGAAGTCGCCGCGGCCGTGACGGTGTTCCTGCTGCTGGGTCGTGTGATCGAGCAACGATCGACGCGTCGCGCCGGGGCGGCGCTCCGCGCTCTGCTCGACCTGGGTGCCCGTGAGGCCGAGCTGGCCGACGGTCGCCGCATCGACGTCGACGCGCTCGCCGTGGGCGACGAGTTCGTCGTGCGCCCGGGCGCCACCGTCGCCACCGACGGAGAGGTGCTCGAGGGGCGCGCCTCGGTCGACGAGAGCATGCTGACCGGCGAGTCGGTTCCCGTCGAGGTCGGGCCCGGGTCGCGGGTCACCGGCGGCACGATCGCGGCGGGCGGTCGCCTGGTCGTCCGCGCGACGGGTGTCGGCGAGCAGACGCGCCTCGCCCGCATCGCGCGCCTCGTCGAAGACGCCCAGCTCGGCAAGAGCCGCGTGCAGCGCCTCGCCGACCGCATCTCGGGCGTCTTCGTGCCCGTGGTCATCGTGCTCGCGGTGCTCACCCTCGTGGCGTGGCTCGTCGCCGGCCAGCCGGTCGCCGCCGGATTCACCGCGGCCGTGGCCGTGCTCATCATCGCCTGCCCGTGCGCGCTGGGTCTGGCGACCCCGATCGCCATCCTCGTCGGCACGGGGAGGGGCGCGCAGCTCGGCATCCTGGTCACGGGTCCGGCGGCACTGGAATCGGCCGAGCGCATCGACACGATCGTTCTCGACAAGACCGGCACCCTGACCTCGGGCCGCATGAGCGTCACGACCGTCACGGTCGTCGACGGAGGGGATGCCGCCGACGCCCTGCGGCGCATCGCGGCGGTCGAGCGCGGGTCGGAGCACCCCGTCGCCCACGCGATCGTGGCGGCCGCCGGTGACGGACCCGTCGCCGGCGACCTCGAGGCGCTCCCCGGTCGGGGGATCGTCGGCGTCGTCGACGGGGTGCGCGTGTTCGCCGGGCGTCCCGCGCTGGCCGCCGACCTCGGCGCCGCGCTGCCGCCGGCGCTCGCCGCGGCGGTCGAGGCGGGCGAGCAGCGCGGAACGGTGATCGTGGCCGGATGGCCCGACGATCTGGGCGTCGTGCACGCCCGCGCCGTCATCGAGGTCGCCGACACCGTGCGCCCCGAGAGCGCCGAGGCCGTCGCCGAGTTGCGCCGGATGGGTCTGGAACCGGTGCTCCTCACCGGCGACAACCCGCACATCGCGCGCGCGGTCGCCGCGGAACTCGGCATCGAGCGCGTCCGCGCCGGGGTGCTTCCCGAGGGCAAGGTCGCCGAGATCGCGGCGCTGAAGGCCGAGGGACGCACCGTCGCCATGGTCGGTGACGGGGTCAACGACGCCGCCGCCCTGGCATCTGCCGATCTGGGGATCGCGATGGGCGGGGGAACGGATGCCGCGCTGCACGCCAGCGACGTCGCCCTCATGCGCGACGACCCGCGCGGGATCGTCACCGCCGTCGCGCTCAGCCGTCGCACGATGCGCGTGATCCGCGGCAACCTGTTCTGGGCGTTCGCGTACAACGTCGCCGCTCTGCCGCTCGCCGCGCTCGGACTGCTCAACCCCATGGTCGCCGGGGCGGCGATGGCGTTTTCGAGCGTCTTCGTGGTGCTCAACAGCCTGCGCCTGCGCCGCGCGTCCTGA
- a CDS encoding MFS transporter, giving the protein MAEPMTREQRTVLAIAVLASFVSFLDGTVVNVALPAIAGELGGGLSTQQWVVDAYLVTLGAFILVAGSLSDVFGRVVVLRVGLIGFGITSVAIAAAPTAEFLIVARALQGVAGALLVPSSLALITSTFRGPAQSRAIGIWTGATTVAMIAGPLIGGVFVDTLSWRLVFLVNVLPIAVTMWLLTRLGRRDHRRPGARVDILGAVLCATGLGGVVFALIEQPNLGWTSPVIWMPGVIGAAAFVGFLVRQRVARDPMMPLDLFRARNFWAGNLATAFVYAALSLNGFVVSVYLQQGAGLPATLAGLASLPSTLLMIALSSRMGALAGRFGPRLFMTLGPLAMAAGSLLLLTVGEDFDYWTQVLPGIVVFGLGLTATISPLTAAVLGAIDTERSGIASAVNNAVSRVAGLLAIAGVSAVVGGALDLGGFHRAAVVTAALMVLGATAAFLGIRNHLSRQD; this is encoded by the coding sequence ATGGCCGAGCCGATGACACGCGAGCAGCGCACCGTTCTCGCGATCGCGGTCCTGGCCTCGTTCGTGTCGTTCCTCGACGGAACGGTCGTCAACGTTGCCCTCCCCGCCATCGCCGGTGAGCTGGGCGGGGGCTTGTCGACCCAGCAATGGGTGGTCGACGCGTACCTGGTGACCCTTGGCGCGTTCATCCTCGTCGCCGGTTCGCTCAGCGACGTCTTCGGCCGCGTCGTCGTGCTCCGCGTCGGCCTGATCGGCTTCGGCATCACGTCGGTGGCAATCGCCGCGGCCCCCACGGCGGAGTTCCTCATCGTGGCGCGGGCGCTGCAGGGCGTGGCGGGGGCCCTGCTCGTGCCGAGCTCTCTCGCCCTCATCACCTCGACCTTCCGCGGCCCCGCGCAGTCCCGCGCGATCGGCATCTGGACCGGGGCCACCACCGTCGCCATGATCGCGGGACCCCTGATCGGCGGCGTCTTCGTCGACACCCTGTCGTGGCGCCTGGTGTTCCTGGTTAACGTGCTGCCGATCGCGGTGACGATGTGGCTGCTCACCCGTCTGGGCCGGCGGGACCATCGCCGCCCCGGCGCCCGGGTCGACATCCTCGGCGCGGTGCTCTGCGCGACGGGTCTCGGCGGGGTCGTCTTCGCCCTCATCGAGCAGCCGAACCTCGGGTGGACCTCACCGGTGATCTGGATGCCGGGGGTGATCGGCGCCGCAGCCTTCGTCGGCTTCCTCGTGCGTCAGCGCGTGGCGCGCGATCCGATGATGCCGCTCGATCTGTTCCGTGCCCGCAACTTCTGGGCCGGGAACCTCGCCACCGCGTTCGTGTACGCGGCCCTGTCGCTGAACGGCTTCGTCGTGAGCGTCTACCTGCAGCAGGGCGCGGGCCTGCCCGCCACGCTCGCGGGTCTCGCGTCGCTGCCGAGCACGCTGCTCATGATCGCGCTGAGTTCCCGGATGGGCGCCCTCGCCGGACGCTTCGGACCGCGCCTGTTCATGACCCTGGGCCCGCTCGCGATGGCCGCCGGCTCGCTGCTGCTGCTCACCGTGGGCGAGGACTTCGACTACTGGACGCAGGTGCTGCCCGGGATCGTCGTGTTCGGCCTGGGGCTGACCGCCACCATCTCGCCCCTCACCGCCGCCGTGCTCGGCGCGATCGACACCGAGCGCTCGGGCATCGCCTCGGCGGTCAACAACGCCGTGTCCCGCGTCGCCGGTCTCCTCGCCATCGCGGGCGTGTCGGCGGTGGTGGGCGGCGCGCTCGATCTCGGCGGCTTCCACCGGGCGGCCGTCGTCACCGCCGCACTGATGGTGCTGGGCGCCACGGCCGCGTTCCTCGGCATCCGCAATCACCTGTCGCGACAGGACTGA